A stretch of DNA from Cryptomeria japonica chromosome 4, Sugi_1.0, whole genome shotgun sequence:
ACTACTATTGTGGGGAAACCAACTCAGTGGAAAAATTCCAATCTCACTCTCTAATTGCACTCAACTTCAAAAACTAGAATTAGCCATGAACCAATTCAGTGGCAATGTGCCCCTAGAGTTTGGTAATTTGCACCAACTTCGAGAGCTTCATTTAGCCAGTAATCATCTTGTGAGTGGAAGAAAGGATTTGTCTATTCTAATGGCCTTAACTAATTGCTCATCTTTGAATACTCTAGATTTGTCTCTAAATAATCTTGCTGGTGTTTTGCCCTCTTCTCTTGGCCAATTATCAAGCCAACTTTCTCTTTTAAAATTATTCTTAGACAAAATCAAGGGAAACATACCAAGCAGCATTAGCAACCTAACAATGTTGTCATACTTAGACTTATCTTACAATATTTTCAATGGAACTATTCCATCCTCACTTGGTCAATTTTCACATCTTGAAAGACTATATCTTCAAGGAAACAATTTATGTGGAAGTATTCCAAAATTGTTAGGTCAAGTAAAAAGTCTTGGGAGGTTAGAATTGAGTGAAAACATGCTTTCAGGTTTAATTCCAAATAGTCTGGGTGATCTCCCACAATTAAGACGTCTTTATCTCCATCATAATCAACTATCAGGGAGAATACCTAGTAGTTTAGGGAGATGCCAAACtttggagttgatagacttgtCTCACAATAAATTGAGAGGAAATATACCCCCAGAGTTCTTGGGTCTTAAAAATCTCCAGTTTTATTTCAACATTTCTACCAATTTATTACAAGGTTCTCTTGTGGAGATGAGCAAGATGGTAATGGTCCAAGCAATAGATGTCTCTATCAACAACTTCTCAAGTGAAATTCCGATTGCACTATCAAGTTGCACAAATCTACAATATTTGAATCTTTCATGGAATTCATTCAATGGTCCAATTCCAACAGCATTAGCAAATCTCAAAAACCTTGTGGACATTGATCTCTCTAGCAATAATTTGTCAGGTGTAATTCCAAAGGCTTTCCAAGAGATGAAAACACTTCATCATATCTATCTTTCTTCAAATAGGTTAATAGGAGAGGTTTCAAAAGGAGGAGCTTTTGCAACACTTAATCAGTCAGCAATTGTGGGAAATCTTGGCCTTTGTGGCACATGGATCAAATTGCCACCATGCTCCAAAGATAAAATTCCATCTATCACCTTGAAGAGGATAATTAGAATTACAATTTTCATCATGTCTTTGCTATTTTTTGCAATTTCCTACAAATGGAGAAATAGAAAGATACCCACTCTGAATGTGTGGCCCCCACAAATCTCATATGAAGAGCTTGTAGGTGCAACTAATGGATTCAACGAGGACAATCTTATAGGAATTGGTACTTTTGGATCCATTTACAAAGGGATTCTAAACAATGGTACAAATATTGTTGTTAAAGTTCTCaatttgaaagatgaaaatacTCTTCAAACTTTTAATAGAGAATGTAATGTGCTAAAAAGAGTCAAGCATCACAATGTGATCAAAATCATTACAGTTTGTTCCAACCTTGATTTTAAAGCATTGATTCTTCCATTCATGTCAAATGGAAGTTTGAGGGGGTGGTTATATCATGGAGGAGGAGATGAATGCCAATTAATTTTGGTTGACCGATTAAGAATAGCAAAAGAGATAGCacaaggaatggaatatctacatCATCATTGCTTTGTCCAAGTCATTCATTGTGACTTAAAGCCTGATAATGTATTGCTAGGAGATGATATGACTCCATATATATCAGACTTTGGCATTACTAAACTCCTATTTGGGGCTTCAATGAACTCCTTGACTTCTACAAATGCACTAATGGGATCTATTGGCTATATTGCACCAAGTATAAAATTTGCATTattccaatataattttttatttttcattcatttttaaaTTGTATAAATACTTTATATGGTTTGAGAAATACGAATTGTTGTATCATACTATAGAGTATGGGGTGGGTGGAACTATTTCAACAAAAGGATATGTATACAGCTATGGAATTCTACTTTTAGAGTTGTTGACCAGAAAGAGACCTACAGATGGCTTATTTATAGAAGGAACAAATCTACCAAAATGGGTAGATATGAACTTTCCAAATAATATCATAGAAGTTGTGGACACCAACCTACTTAGAGATGTTAAAGAATCAGAATCATCAATGATATTGTCATGCCTTACTCAATTTATGCAAGTAGGGTTGGCTTGCACAAGGGAGCTATCACAACAACGACCAAATATGATGGAGATAGTCAAAAGATTAGAAAAGATAAGAGTGGCATTTATTGGTGCACAATCATTGCAATTGCCCATAGATATTTTGCCTTTACTTGAGAGTACAAGTGATCTAAAAAATACTAGTTCTGAGAGGGATGAAAATTGGTCTACATCTACATTTTAGGACTAGACAATCAACTTGATAGCAACTACTTATTAAATTTTAGCttgtttttaatattttcatgTAAAAGAGATATTTTAAACTCACTATAAATAGATTTACAATATTGTGAGGTTATGAATTTATGAAAAGTGTAGTACTTGAAAAACTCAAGATATTTAGAATGGCATGTAATTTTTGGTCATTAATAAGTCAAATAGTTATTATTTGACTATATGTTTAAAGAAATAGAAATAAATCCAAATAAAAAGAGTGAGTTTTTTATACTTGGTGGTGTCTTCAATTTTTTTACAAAGGATTTATCTAACATTCTATTTGACAAGTGACATTACATGATGATACATTTATGTGATTATCCATATGATTCTAATGATCATGGTTAGTACTCTTCATTGCATGTTTCACTAGCATGATTTTTTCTTGCAATGGTTAGAAGATCTTTTATGATTACCATGCTTAAATTCTATGCTTTTATGCTAACCTTGTTTGTGTTTATCCTAACAATGTGTATCTTATGTTAATAATGTGTTCATCTTATTCTAATATGCTCTATAATTATTCTACATTTTCTCAATGCTTATGTTAATAATGTGTTCATCTTATTCTAATATGCTCTATAATTATTCTACATTTTCTCAATGCTTATCATCATGTTGTTACACATTTGTTTTTGCTATGAAATCTTTTAGCTAGCATTCATGGCTACTTTCACTTGCTTTGTAACCCTCATTGGAGGCAACGCTAGGGGGATAACATCAATTTCTACCATTTTATGTGCTTTTGCCATCATATCTTGCTATCTTCTTGTGTTGTCACATGATAATCTCCTTACATTCAAATATGGTTAGTAAGTTTTCTAAGGTTTaaatcattttacatatattataTACTCTCATCCAAATTAATTGCATTATTTTAAGGCAATAAATTGGAGGGTAGGGTAGTCAAGGTTAATAATAGTCATTTTTATACTGACTACCTCATGATTGATTCTATGCCATTTTCCAATGGTATCACATACTTTTTCTACTCTAAAACAATACCTATTTATGTTGTAGCCCGGAAATATCTTTGTTCCATCCAAATTAGAATCTCTCtccattttattttttctttttcttttttttcataaaCAACACATTTTCCTTAAATACCTATTGTTGGGAATATTGTCATTGGTGTCAAGAACACCCGTAtggtaatgttgtcattgatgtcaaagataaTCAGTTAAGATTGTTAGAAGGTAATCACTGAAGTAATAGGTGTACTCCATGCAAACACTTGGAACTgttatagaaaataaataaataatattatattagaaAACAACTCAAAATCATGGTAATAACAAGCAAACCAACAAAGACAGAAATCATGGTATCAATGCATTTCTCTTTTGAGAGACATTAGTATCAATGCATTTCTTTTGAGAGGAAACAAGAGCTGCAAGCAGCGTAGTTCCTGCCAAGCATTGGCAGGCAAGGCATATCAGTAGTCAGATGAAATAGATTATTGCTACAGATTGCAGTTTATTATAACTTCAAATAGCAGAGGAGTAATTGGGAAAGAGGAGATATATTACATACAAAATACATGCTATAAATTTTGAAGACAAAACTAGCCAACCCAGCACAATGATAATAAACTATGTAATTTCACTTGGTTTTTTTGAATCAGTAGGATTTGTGGCTGTTTGGAGCTTTTATGTGGGCTTCCTGGCTGCTCATATGAAAACCATGAGTTCAGGGAACTATAAGACGTGAAGAAGAAAAGAACTATAAGAcgtgaagaagaaaatgttgtggTACTTTTAATCAATGACAAAGATGACTATGAGTAGTATGAATGAATATATCTATGATCAATGGCTAAATCCACAAATATGGAAAACAATATTTTAAACAATGTGAAAGATTAGAAGAACAATAGTTTTTTACTATGACAATCCATGTTAAGAAGACAAACGCATAGAAATACTTTGTAAGGATACAGTAACACCTTGGACTCCATTTACCACAAGCTACTTAGTAGGAGCAACAAACACTTGTTTTTCAGTTAGGTTCATAGATCTTCTCTTGTGTTGCAAATTTGAGTTTCAACTAGTCGACTTGAAGGAAATTGAATCAACATTAATAGAACGTGTAGGTTTAAAATAAGATAAGGGTATTTTCTTTCTAAGAGTTTCAACTTTTAAGTATTCCACAGCTCCTTTCAAATGGAAAACAGTTAAAACAGGCAGATAGATTGATGTTAACTTGGTATCTTAATTTAGGAAACTTAATGGCCTATCTTTGGAGCTTGCCAAACATGTTAACTACTCATATGATGTCCGCAAAAATAAGAAATAACATTAAAGATGAAATTTTCACTAGTTtcctttaaaattttatttctatCCTACAACAAAGTCAGAAATAAAGACAATTTTAGGTACACCTTACATCACTAAGCTTACAAAACTAAACTAATTTGGTACTGGTATTCTATGTATACTTGAGATGTGCATCATGTCCATTATCCTATAATAAGTGACACTTATAGTTTTTTCTGAAAGTTTCTGCTCTGCGTGTATCTTcgaaattttattttattgtctTGGAAAGCGTTTGTTTCATTAGTCACAGACGAAGCAACATTCACAACTTCACCTCTACATTCTTCAAACACCAGAAGAACATCGGACAAGGCAATCTGATTCTGGATCGAGTTTATATATACCTGCAATGTATCTGAACCGAATGACTTTATTTTAATTGATGGGAAACCCTCGTCATAGAATTCCAGCGGCTTGGATATTTCAATACCCTTAAAGCAAGCTGCACGGATTTTTTTCTTGTCTCTTTCCTTCGTTAGATCTTTGATCTGTTGCTCTAGATGACGAATGTAATTAATAGATTCGTCCAGTTGGTTTGATACTGAACGCTTTCTCTGCACAATATCCATTCAAATTCATTTCAGATAAAATAAAAaccatcaaacaaaactatttcatCTCTGAAATGAAATAAAATCATACCCGAATTCTTTCTTCCGGAAGTAGTGACCTCAGCTCTGAGTAGAGAAAATTCGTGTCCTTCCGCCGCTTCCTTTCAATCATTTTGTGAATAATCTGCTTGCTGGGTTGTGCGTCTGCCTTCTTCCCAACGTTACTTGAACTGGGGTTACCAAAACCATCTTGTGAATACTCCTGAATATAGAAATCCAGAGCATTTTTGTAAGCTTTGTCTGGTTGAAATGAGATGGAATTGATATTCGACGGGTGAAATTCGTTATTTGGGCAGAAATTCATTGTATAGGGAAAATTGGTCATTAGGGTTGTTGGGTTTTAAGCCCAGGCTGGCAAAGAGATTGGTGCAGAAAGGATATATGATTAGGTACTTGACCTGGGTCGATCTGTGACGGGCTTTATATAGGATAAGCAAGCTATGGCAAGCGAACATGGCAAATGACCATCTCAAGATTTTGGACAAAATCTCTTACTTGAATGATGTCAATCAAAATATTTACCAGACGAGACTAAGACCAAGGGACTTGCGTGAGAGATGAATGCACTAAGGCCGATTCTGATGCAGGATCAACAGCGAAGCCTGGGGTTATCACGGTATCTCAAAACAAGTTTAAGGGGGAGCGCAGAAGCATACCCAAGATGGTACCAGAGAGACAAATGACTGCGAAAATATAGCCTTtggaatttaaaaatagaaaaattgaaacCCCCAATCACCACCTGTCCATGCTCCGGTGGCAGCCTGCAAAAAATCAAAGATCAACCATATCATCACATTTTATATCCAAGTTTGAAATAAAATTTACCAGAGAAGAAAATTCGAGCAACATTAATAGCAATTCATGGCAGGGACTGTCATACCACACCTGTCATTTGCAAACGAAAACCCTAATTGGCAGCTGTGTAGTTTGAATGCATACTGCATGCGATCTCGCCAAATGTTCTACCATTTGTGCTATGCAAACTTTTGTTTCTGCGGCCCCTGCAACTGCCTCTGTATCCGCGCGTTCTCTCTCGTGGATAAGCGCGCAAGCCTCTGCAGACGGTGAATAACACCAATCGTTAAATGACACAAAATTTGGTTAACACATTTTGCTTAAATAATACGCAAGTTGACCTACCTGACATTAGCCTTGGCAAAAATATTTGTGAATACTGATTTCTGGTACGCTCATTGCAATTGTATTAATCACCGGTTAAGGAAAGAGGCCTCCCTATAGTACCTGctggcaggaactaataatgaGATTGATGATACTTTGGCTGAAGTAGATTAAATACACATCATATAACTACATAAAAGATATAGTTATGTCTATATTTTGAACCTCATATTTGTTTAACATGCCAAGAAAAAGTTCAAAGAACATTAAGGAGAAGCGATTATGGTAGCAACTATGGTAGAATTCATATTTATGAAGGCGGTAAGTATAATAGTCAACTTTCTAGCCAgttatggttattttgtgagcaAGTTATAAGTCCGAAGTATGCAGCGATTGCCAAGGACTCAGGATTAACAAAGATGACAGTGGTTTTATGACCTGAAAATTCAAGTGACTACTAAATGTCAGgataaacaaagatatatcatataCATGGCATATATATGAAAATGAATATGCAGATGTTGAGAAAAGAGATATGCTGATATAAGGGATATCTTgcagaaataaagaaaaatatttgtgTGAAACATAAGGCAGTATTTGTGGAGAAAGAGTATGCGTGTTAAGAAAGGTTATAGGAAAATTCATGAAACATATGTGAGCAGATTTGTTGTAATTATTATAACAGTTTTATGATGAAAATAATAGCAGAGTTGAAAAAGAGATTTAGAGTTCTTGTGAAGACATTTTAAAGAAGAGCACAATAGTGTAAGTTGTGAAGAACAAGATCATTCATCATCCATTGAGATAGCAACATTGTTAAGATTGAAaatcagatttatgtgaagtgggttggtgctcatgaattctgaagtgggagttggtgcttccagtgggttggtgttCATGatctgaagtgggagttggtgcttccagtgggctGGTGCTCACAatctgaagtgggagttggtgcttccagtgggttggtacTCACAAAATCAGATTTGAGAGTTGGTGTCTCTAGTGGCTTCGTGCTCACAAACAAACTTAGGGGTTGGTGTCTCTAGTAAGTTGGTGCCTACgaacattgtaaaagaagatatTCATATAAAAGCATTGATTTGCCATGATTTTCTCCTATAAGAGTTTCCACGTATATATCTCgtgttctacttgtgttcatattagttagatcacatatgaatgttggtatgcaatgaatatgttaatgagataagttatatacttgTGATTGAAGTTAAAAAAGTTTAAATTGGTAAAATTTGTTAATATACTAATTAACCTCTCCACTCTCAGTATATTCTTGTGCTCTTCACTTATAAGatgaaattcattaaatttttctattttattgCAAGCTTTAAGGCTAAGCACTCATAATATAGAAGCATGTATTGAAAAGCAACATCTTTATCCTTATTCATATCATTTTCAAGAATGTATGTATATTCAATTTTAAGGTGACTAAATTTGGTTTTACTTTTACATGCACTCTTATGGTAGTTCTCGTGCAAGTCAAAGTGGGGACAAAATGTAGTGATTATTGGTGTGAACAAGGTGCTTTACCTAACTAGTTCAACTAGTAGGTCATATTCACACACATCTTTCTGGAAGCCTTAGTTGTCATGTGATCTTATCTTATCTTTGTTAAACTTGTTTgaatattgtcattattgtcattgatgtcaaacctaattCCCTGGTTGGACCAGAAGAGGCTTGTTGAGCAGTAatagaagataggtatgtatgttatATATTGTAGTGAAGTATATATGATCTACTAGAGTCATTTCGGGAAGATTCTCTTCTCCAGAATCGTGTGTTTTGTTTATCATGGTTTGTATCCAGTTCTGGTATTAGCTGTGTGAATTCCGGTATCAGTTATATCTATTGCGTTGTCAAAAATTCATGGAAATTTGTGGCATCTATATCTTAGAGTTGGGTGTTGTTGTTCTTGGAAGTTGTGCTTATGGATTTGTATCTATgggtgtaatgccccgctaggaaaccccgaagggataaagccataacacaagaatagagtgcaaaattttttttttttttaaagttacaacacataagatgcaacaagataccaaagattcagattacatagcggaagacataacgacaatctcctaaagagtttcccaacgagattacttaaattcaaaattcatttaactcacaccattaatccaataagctaaataTCTTATAACGAGGAAATTcaaaatcaggataatttcttcaaAGGATGGAATTATAAATC
This window harbors:
- the LOC131045632 gene encoding transcription factor ORG3-like isoform X2 translates to MIERKRRKDTNFLYSELRSLLPEERIRRKRSVSNQLDESINYIRHLEQQIKDLTKERDKKKIRAACFKGIEISKPLEFYDEGFPSIKIKSFGSDTLQVYINSIQNQIALSDVLLVFEECRGEVVNVASSVTNETNAFQDNKIKFRRYTQSRNFQKKL
- the LOC131045632 gene encoding transcription factor bHLH55-like isoform X1, with amino-acid sequence MTNFPYTMNFCPNNEFHPSNINSISFQPDKAYKNALDFYIQEYSQDGFGNPSSSNVGKKADAQPSKQIIHKMIERKRRKDTNFLYSELRSLLPEERIRRKRSVSNQLDESINYIRHLEQQIKDLTKERDKKKIRAACFKGIEISKPLEFYDEGFPSIKIKSFGSDTLQVYINSIQNQIALSDVLLVFEECRGEVVNVASSVTNETNAFQDNKIKFRRYTQSRNFQKKL